The Salmo salar chromosome ssa06, Ssal_v3.1, whole genome shotgun sequence genome window below encodes:
- the LOC100196581 gene encoding basic leucine zipper transcriptional factor ATF-like 3 isoform X1, producing the protein MSDCDISRCFLHINDQSGFMLQRCESSGDEDDDWRLKRRENNRVAAQKNRKRQTQRADELHKAYECLDQKNRRLKKEVQFLSEEQRRLTEALKAHEPLCPIRHCVPNLGSGPRDVGVLSSLHR; encoded by the exons ATGTCTGACTGCGATATTTCTCGCTGCTTTCTACACATCAATGACCAAAGCGGTTTTATGCTTCAAAGATGCGAG AGCTCTGGTGATGAAGATGATGACTGGAGACTAAAAAGAAGGGAAAATAACAGGGTGGCAGCACAGAAGAACCGaaaaagacagacacagagagcagaTGAGCTGCATAAG GCATATGAGTGTCTGGATCAGAAGAACAGGCGGCTGAAGAAGGAGGTACAGTTTCTGTCTGAGGAGCAAAGGCGTCTGACTGAGGCTCTCAAGGCCCATGAGCCTCTCTGTCCCATCAGGCACTGTGTTCCCAACCTGGGGTCAGGGCCCAGGGATGTAGgggtcctctccagtcttcacAGATAG
- the LOC100196581 gene encoding basic leucine zipper transcriptional factor ATF-like 3 has translation MRVWHSVPLLQSSGDEDDDWRLKRRENNRVAAQKNRKRQTQRADELHKAYECLDQKNRRLKKEVQFLSEEQRRLTEALKAHEPLCPIRHCVPNLGSGPRDVGVLSSLHR, from the exons ATGCGAG TGTGGCATTCTGTACCTTTGCTGCAGAGCTCTGGTGATGAAGATGATGACTGGAGACTAAAAAGAAGGGAAAATAACAGGGTGGCAGCACAGAAGAACCGaaaaagacagacacagagagcagaTGAGCTGCATAAG GCATATGAGTGTCTGGATCAGAAGAACAGGCGGCTGAAGAAGGAGGTACAGTTTCTGTCTGAGGAGCAAAGGCGTCTGACTGAGGCTCTCAAGGCCCATGAGCCTCTCTGTCCCATCAGGCACTGTGTTCCCAACCTGGGGTCAGGGCCCAGGGATGTAGgggtcctctccagtcttcacAGATAG
- the LOC106607827 gene encoding feline leukemia virus subgroup C receptor-related protein 1, whose protein sequence is MVAGELVQEHLRLDNASEIDIKTPMHNGAVPTGDQYSDLTNGAAHLTELDSKALEQEMPPDEKQAMLPGDEKCIETKLFWRRFAVLAVFSLYSLVNAFQWIQYSIITNIFAHFYNVSNDKIDWLSIVYMVAYVPLIFPATWLLDKKGLKLTALMGAGLNCVGAWVKCASVRPDLFGVTVTAQIICSVAQVFILGLPSRIASVWFGPKEVSTACATAVLGNQLGTAIGFLLPPVLVPNTVEDKELMGHNISVMFYGTAVVSTALFILTVIVMEDRPPLPPSQAQAVLPDCAPEDYSYRQSIINLFKNKPFILLLISYGIMTGSFYSVSTLLNQMIMACYENQELNAGRIGLTLVVAGMVGSIICGLWLDHTKTYKMTTLIVYILSFIGMVLFSFTLNLNSIYLVFFTAGVLGFFMTGYLPLGFEFGVEITYPESEGTSSGLLNAFAQIFGILFTLIQGKLTTDYTPLAGNLFLCVWIFLGIFLTAFIKSELKRNNVNMGIDSKTLQAVTTKCLSDKPTNGAKMETSVSFSQETSL, encoded by the exons ATGGTGGCTGGCGAGTTAGTCCAGGAGCATTTGCGGCTTGACAACGCATCTGAAATAGACATCAAGACGCCGATGCATAACGGAGCAGTCCCAACTGGGGATCAGTACTCCGACCTAACGAATGGAGCGGCACATCTGACAGAACTGGACTCGAAGGCGTTGGAACAGGAGATGCCTCCAGATGAGAAACAGGCTATGCTTCCTGGAGATGAAAAATGTATCGAAACTAAGCTCTTTTGGAGAAGATTCGCCGTTTTAGCTGTGTTCAGCCTCTACTCCCTCGTCAACGCATTTCAATGGATCCAGTACAGCATCATCACCAACATTTTCGCCCACTTCTACAATGTATCCAACGACAAGATCGATTGGCTGTCAATTGTATACATGGTGGCGTATGTGCCTTTGATCTTCCCCGCAACATGGTTACTGGATAAAAAAGGACTGAAATTGACAGCCCTCATGGGCGCGGGTTTGAACTGCGTCGGTGCGTGGGTGAAATGCGCCAGCGTCCGGCCCGATCTTTTCGGTGTAACAGTGACTGCACAGATAATATGTTCCGTAGCCCAAGTCTTCATCCTCGGGCTGCCCTCTAGGATTGCATCAGTGTGGTTTGGCCCGAAGGAGGTGTCTACCGCATGTGCAACAGCCGTTCTAGGTAACCAG CTGGGCACTGCTATTGGCTTCCTGCTTCCCCCTGTCCTGGTCCCCAACACTGTGGAAGACAAGGAGTTGATGGGACACAACATCAGCGTTATGTTTTATGGGACGGCTGTAGTCTCCACTGCTCTGTTCATCTTGACTGTAATTG TCATGGAAGACAGACCCCCACTACCTCCCAGCCAAGCTCAGGCTGTCCTACCTGACTGTGCTCCTGAAGACTACTCCTACCGACAGTCCATCATCAACCTGTTCAAGAACAAACCTTTCATCCTACTGCTCATCAGTTATG GTATCATGACTGGTTCTTTCTACTCTGTGTCAACACTTCTCAATCAGATGATTATGGCTTGTTACGAG AACCAGGAGCTGAATGCAGGCAGGATTGGCCTGACCCTGGTGGTGGCTGGAATGGTGGGCTCCATCATCTGTGGACTGTGGCTGGACCACACCAAAACCTACAA AATGACCACTCTGATAGTCTACATCCTGTCTTTCATTGGTATGGTGCTGTTCAGCTTCACTCTGAACCTCAACAGTATCTACCTGGTATTCTTCACTGCTGGGGTGCTGGG GTTCTTCATGACAGGTTACCTTCCTCTTGGCTTTGAATTTGGGGTTGAAATTACATATCCTGAATCGGAAGGGACATCCTCTGGTCTCCTTAATGCTTTTGCACAG ATCTTTGGGATTCTTTTTACTTTGATCCAGGGGAAACTGACAACAGACTATACACCCCTGGCTGGGAACCTGTTTCTCTGTGTCTGGATCTTCCTGGGTATCTTTCTTACAG CCTTCATAAAATCAGAACTGAAAAGGAACAATGTCAACATGGGCATTGACAGCAAAACTCTTCAAGCA GTCACTACTAAGTGCCTATCAGACAAGCCAACCAATGGCGCCAAGATGGAAACTTCAGTCAGCTTTTCCCAGGAGACCTCACTGTAA